Within Synechococcales cyanobacterium T60_A2020_003, the genomic segment CCTACTGCACCAGGCTGGTGTGCGGCTCATTTTCACGGGTCATTTGCACGTTCAGGATGTGGCGGAATGGAAGGGAATTTATGAGATCACGACCGGTTCCCTTGTGAGCTATCCCCATCCCTACCGCCTGTTCTCGTATCAAACCCACGCTGACGGAACCACCCAGCTCAAATTCAAAACCGTTCGCATTGACACCGTGGCGGATGTTCCCGATCTTCAGCAGTGGTCGCGGGACTGGTTGGGCGATCGCTCCTATCCGTTTATGGTTAAGCTATTAACCCATCCGCCTATTAATCTTGACTTGGCTCAGGCTGAGGCGATCGCCCCCCAACTCCGTCACTTTTGGGCAGATATCGCCTATGGTGATGCTCAGTTTGATTTTCCAGACTTGCCAGCCGCACTGCGAACCTACTTCCAACAATTCGGTGCGGTTGATCCCGAAGGAAACGGCTTACCTATCGATAACCAGGCGCATTTGATTCTGTAGCATCCTACCTAAAATGGCCTCATCAAGAACCGTGGCAGCCGACTCTGAGGCTTAGTCTGGCTTCCCGTAGGAACTGTGCCCTACCTTGACCGGGGGCAACCGTTTCCAGATGGACAGAGTTTGCAGTCGAGCGTACTAGGCAATGTGGGCAATGCGAAACCCCATCTGGCACTCGTACTGCTCTGGTTCCGTGTGGTTATGTTTGCTGAGCGATCGCCCGCATCGGAGCTGCTCTCCATTCCAGCGGGGCTGACCGGCCTGATCGGCCATCAAGCATCCCTGACATACGGTCTCCGGTGGCAGTAATTGGCTATCCATTACAACAACTAACATACGTGATCTCCTTATACTGTGGCTGATCCCGTTCTTTCTATTCTACGCATCGCGCTATGGGAAGCTGCGTCAATTAATACATAAGTTTAATCAGCAATTTGGAAGATCCTTTAAGGATTGGGATAGCTAGAGTTATCATTAGATATTTGGGCTAAGTGCTCCACGTATCAATGAATGGCGATAGGGGCGATCGCCTGTCCTGCGTTCTCCAACCTGAACCGACACGGTGACCCCATCGCTCTGAACTGTTCTCATCAACCTTGGGATTTTGGGAGTTTGCCGTGACTCAAACGAATTTAGACTTTTTGGCTAGTGTTGACCCGACCGTCGCTGGACTGATTCAAAATGAGCTTCAACGCCAGCGCGACCACCTGGAACTGATTGCCAGCGAAAACTTTACCTCGGCGGCGGTGATGGCTGCCCAGGGATCAGTTCTGACCAACAAGTACGCAGAAGGCCTACCCAGCAAGCGCTACTACGGGGGCTGCGAATTTGTGGATGAAATCGAGCAAATCGCCATCGATCGCATCAAGCAATTGTTCGGCGCTGCCCATGCCAACGTTCAACCTCACTCTGGCGCACAGGCAAACTTTGCTGTGTTTCTCTCACTTCTGGAGCCGGGCGACACGATTATGGGCATGGATCTGTCCCACGGCGGACACCTGACCCACGGCTCTCCCGTCAACGTCTCTGGAAAGTGGTTTAAGGTGGTGCAGTACGGCGTTAGCCCGGAAACTGAACAGCTTGATTACGATCAAATTCGGGATTTAGCCCTTCAGCACCGTCCCAAGTTGCTCATCTGCGGCTACTCGGCCTATCCCCGTGTGATTCACTTTGACAAGTTCCGGGCGATCGCCGATGAAGTCGGAGCCTATCTCTTGGCAGACATTGCCCACATTGCCGGACTGGTGGCTACCGGGCATCACCCCAGCCCCATTCCCCACTGCGATGTTGTCACCACCACCACCCATAAAACCCTGCGCGGCCCCCGGGGTGGACTGATCATGACCCGTGATCCAGAGTTGGGCAAGAAGTTTGATAAGGCCGTATTTCCAGGAAGTCAGGGAGGCCCGCTAGAACACGTAATCGCCGCGAAGGCCGTTGCTTTTGGCGAAGCCCTTCAGCCCAGCTTTAAGACCTATTCCGGTCAGGTCATTCAAAACGCCCAGGCGATGGCCGCCCAGCTTCAGGCGCGGGGCATCAAGCTGGTGTCCAATGGTACGGATAACCACCTTATGCTATTGGATCTGCGGTCGGTGGGGATGACAGGTAAGGTTGCTGACCAGTTGGTAAGTGAGGTCAACATTACCGCAAACAAGAACACGGTTCCCTTTGATCCAGAGTCGCCCTTTGTCACCAGCGGTCTGCGCTTGGGTTCGCCAGCAATGACCACCCGTGGCATGGGCACCGAGGAATTTGTGGAAATTGGCAATATCATTGCCGATCGTCTTCTCAATCCAGAAGATAGTGCCGTTGCTAGTGACTGTTTACGTCGGGTTGCGGCGCTGTGCGAACGTTTCCCGCTGTATCCTCATCTCACGGTCGTTTCCCCCAGTCCTGCTATGGTCTAGGACTCTTGATGCGGCGATTCAGATGAACGGCAGCACTCCTTGGGTAACATACTCAGGGGGTGCTCCCTTTTGTTGAGGTGAATAGCCCCGAGCGCCAACCTTAATTTTCCTGTCGTTGTGTAAATAATCTGGATTGCCAAGCGGGGCGATCGCCCTCAGTGATGCAACTGATTGCAAAGAATTACGTAGTTTTTGTTAACTTTATGTCTCTGTAGCGATCCTGATTTTTAGGGATCTATCATAGCTCTAGCGTGTAGAATAATTCGACTTCTATCGGATAAGGCATCAGCGTACACGTAGGTAGTCAATCGTTAGCTGGTGAGGTCTACCACAAGGTTGCGTTTACGTTACTGAACCCATCCATACTTGCAAGACCATCACGCTTGAGTTGAGTTCCTCATCTTCACCCTAGCCCCGTTACCATCTCGCATGACAGACATTACCCAAAAGGATGTATCGCTCTACGAACTTGCTCTGAGTTGCGAACAATCCGTTCATCCCCTGCAAGTCAGCCCCACCATCTTCAAATCCATGTTGGGCACCGTAATCGATTTTCTGCTGGAGGAGCAGCTTCCCGCAACGCTATGGATGAAATTGCCACGGGGAGCACTATGGCAGGCAGAAGTGAATCGTTTATACGAAATGGCGAATGTCCCGTACATCGTTTACCTTCTCAAAAATGCGAATTCGGATGAAACAGAGCCGTCTTCTTCTGCAACTGCCCATCGCAACGGGGCTGGACTTGAGGCAGACGCCGCCCTGGAGATGGAGACCGATTTAGATGATCCTGAAGCAGACACGCCATCACCCTTTGAAGGTTCAGACGATTTTTTTGATGACCTCACTGCAATCCAGGCTCAAACCATAGAACAGGGCACAAAAATAGTTCTAACGCTCGCTCCCAATAGCCAACTGCGTCGTGAGTACTTTGTTCTGGCGCAGACTGCTCCACTCTCGATTTTGATGCTGGCCCATCGACCGCGATCGGTGCGTAGTTCTCAATCGTCGGAACCCCCACTCGGTACAAATGCGCCTCTCTTGATGCGGATGTCCATAAAAGAGGTGAATGATTCGGAAGCGTCAGCATCCTGTAAGCATCCCTTACTGGGCATTTGCTCATTTCAAGCCCAAACCATTCACTATGTGTTTGATGGCATTCGGCAGGCGATCGCCTCTGGGCAAGCGAGTGGAGAACCGTCACCGGACGCTAGCTATGTATTGGAACACTGGGACACCTTGGCATCCCATATTGTTGACGATCCAGATCTTGGCTTGGTCGGGAGGTTCTTTAATCGCCAAATTCAACGACAGGAGGATCTCTGGCGCAATAGCGCTGCCGCCCGTCAAAAAGCCACTATGGTGTCTGAGCTTCAGTTGCTAAACGAGGAATTGCTCAACGCTAACCGTTTGAAGGATGAATTTCTACAAACGGTTGGGCAGCAGTTACGCACGCCCTTGAGTTCAATGAAAACGGCTCTGACCCTCCTGAACTCGCTCAACCTGAAGCCTCCCCAGCGTCAGCGATATATGGATCTACTTACCCAGGAGTGCGATCGCCAGAGTTCTCTGATTACAGGCGTTTTAGATTTGCTCCAGCTAGAGCACGCAGCTGAAGATACCCCGATGCAACCTCTCCGCCTTGTGGATGTCGTACCTGCGGTGGTCAGCACCTATCAGCCCCTAGCCCAGGAAAAGGGAGTCATGCTGGCGTACACTATTCCCGACGACCTTCCAGCGGTTTCGTGTGCTAGTGCATGGTTACGACAGATTGTGATTAATCTACTGCACAACGGCATTAAGTTTACGCCGACGGGGGGGCAAGTTTGGGTTACGGCCTGTCAGCAGGGTGACTATGTGCAGATCGAGTTTCGGGATACGGGGATTGGGATTCCCGCCGCCGAAATTCCCACGATCTTTGAGCGATTCTATAAAGCCCGCCAGATGAGCGATGAGGATTCTAGCGGCGTCGGGTTAGGATTATCGATCGTGCAACAGCTTTTGTTGAATTGCGGCGGCTCTATTTCGGTCAAAAGTAAGGTCGGTGAAGGATCGTCTTTCAATATCTTGCTCCCGATCTATGCCCGTCAGTGAGCGATCGCCCGTTAATTGTGCCTCACTCCTGGAGTAGGATCAGAAATCTGTCTGCCGTTAGGGTGCGGTCATTGGGTACGGCTGCGGGAATCGCTGATGGGGCGGCGCATCGTCCAATTCAAGCCTCGAAATTAACCCTGTCCTCCAAAATGGCAACCGATTCCCAGCGCTCACGACAGGCGTTGAGGGGCTGTTTTTCCCCTATTCCTCGTTTGTCTCAGTGTGCATCCTGTGCTGAGGCTATAAAAAGCTACAGCTAGATAAATAACTAATGATAAATCACACATTGACGGCAGTTAGGGGGTGCGCTACTTTTGGTCAACATCTGCGTTTTTATTGTTAGGCAACGCTATCCGTTGCGTTTATCAAAACCAAGATTTAGGAGTATATCGTGGTGAAGTTGCGCTGGATTTTTCCGAGCCTCTTGGGAGCCGTTGGGGCGATGATGCTAGCCTTACCCGCTCAAGCGGCCCAGTTGTTGTACTGGAACTTTGATTCCGATGGGAATCGCCTCACCTTCACAACCGACGATGGGGTCCAGCCACGCGCCCAGTTAGTCTTTGATCCAACGCGGATTGTGATTGATCTGCCCGGTACGACGCTGGGGCGATCGCAGGTGAATCAGCTTGTGAACCAGGACGGTGTGCAGGAAGTTCGGATTGGGCAATTTGACGCACGAACGACACGCCTAGTCATCGAGCTTAAACCGGGCTATACCGTTGATCCGCTCCAGGTGCAGGTAACTGGCGATGCCCCCAACCAGTGGACGGTGCAGCTTCCCCCTCTGCAAGCACCCGACACGTCAACAACAGCCGCTCTGCCTGGGTTCACGGTGGATACCTCTGGGGCAGCGACCCAGCTAGAGCGGCTCCAGGTTACGGCGGATGGCCTGTTTATCCGCACCGCAGGCAGCCCACCAGAGTTGGAGGTTGAACGGAGTCGCGATCGCCGCCAAATTACGATTGATCTGCCGAATACGGTCGTTTCACCCGCACTACTCGCCCAAACCCAGACGATCGCAGAGTTGGGCATTAGTCAGTTGAGCTTTAGTCAAGTGGAGGGCGAGGAACTGTTAGCCCGAATTACGATGACGGTGGATGAAGACAGTCCAGATTGGCGGGCAAACGCCAGTAATTTAGGCGGTATCGTGCTTCTACCCAAAGGTCGAGTGGTTGCCTTGGTGAGCGATGATCGCGTAGTTGAACCTCCTCCCCCGGCAATCCAACCATCCCAGGGTTCGCCGCCTGCGCCTGCTCCTGTGGCTCCGTCTGAACCCGTCATGACTGCCCAGACCTCCCTCGCCACCATTGAAGCGATCACCTTGGAAGATAACCAGTCTCAGCTTGTGATTGAGGGCGATCGCCCCTTGACCTTTAACAGCGGATGGGATCGCGCAACTACGGACTACCGCATTGAAATTTTGGGAGCACAGCTTGCCCAAAACATTACGGGGCCTCAGCTTACTGCCGATAGTCCCCTCTTGCGAGTCCGAGTCCGCCAGGAAACACCCGATACGGTCGTTTTGCTGGTGCAGCCTGCCGCTGGAGCGGTAGTTGGAGACCTCAATCGCCCGAATCAACAGACCCTAGCCCTGAGCATCGGACGACGGGAAAATCAAGTCATTCCGGTTCAGTTGCCCGCTAACTCCGTTAACAGGTACCCGTCCGTAGCTGATTTGCCTGTGATTCCCGATGGCCGTGTCTTGGTCGTTCTCGATCCAGGTCACGGCGGCCCCGACCCTGGTGCGATTGGCATTAACGGCATTCAGGAAAAAACTATCGTGATGGCGATCGCCAAAGATGTCGCCGCTGTTTTGGAAGAGCAAGGCGTGCAAGCGGTTCTTACCCTCACTGAAGATCGCGATCTGGGTCTAGAACCCCGCGTTGCTCTGGCCGAACAGCTTGATGCCGACCTGTTTGTGAGCATTCATGCGAATTCCATCGATCTGAGCCGACCCGACGTGAACGGTGTGGAAACCTATTACTACTATTCCGATGCCTCCGCGAGGCTGGCTCAGCTCATTCATAACAGCGTAATTCAGGGCACAGGTTCGATCGACCGAGGCGTTAGAACTGCCCGCTTCTACGTCTTGGTCAACACAACGATGCCCGCCGTTTTGGTGGAAACCGGATTCGTGACCGGATCAATTGATGCGTATAACTTGACCGATCCGGATTTCCAAGAACAGATGGCGCAATCGATCGCCCAGGGAATTTTGCTGTATATTCAACAAAACCTTTAAAAAATGTGTCGTACTCAATCTGGACGTTAGCAACTCTATGGCGAATGCTTTTGATACACCCAAGCCTCCGTTTGGCGATCGCGCCCTTGCCCAAGGTGCTATTGGCGCATTTGATAGCGGTGTTGGGGGATTAACCGTTCTCCGAGAACTCCATCGCCAGTTGCCAAACGAATCCATTCTGTACTTTGGCGACACCGCACGAGTTCCCTACGGCGATCGCTCGGCTGCTGAAATCATCCATTTCGTGCGCGACATTTTGGACTGGATGCAGGGTCAAGGCGTG encodes:
- a CDS encoding serine hydroxymethyltransferase yields the protein MTQTNLDFLASVDPTVAGLIQNELQRQRDHLELIASENFTSAAVMAAQGSVLTNKYAEGLPSKRYYGGCEFVDEIEQIAIDRIKQLFGAAHANVQPHSGAQANFAVFLSLLEPGDTIMGMDLSHGGHLTHGSPVNVSGKWFKVVQYGVSPETEQLDYDQIRDLALQHRPKLLICGYSAYPRVIHFDKFRAIADEVGAYLLADIAHIAGLVATGHHPSPIPHCDVVTTTTHKTLRGPRGGLIMTRDPELGKKFDKAVFPGSQGGPLEHVIAAKAVAFGEALQPSFKTYSGQVIQNAQAMAAQLQARGIKLVSNGTDNHLMLLDLRSVGMTGKVADQLVSEVNITANKNTVPFDPESPFVTSGLRLGSPAMTTRGMGTEEFVEIGNIIADRLLNPEDSAVASDCLRRVAALCERFPLYPHLTVVSPSPAMV
- a CDS encoding histidine kinase; this encodes MTDITQKDVSLYELALSCEQSVHPLQVSPTIFKSMLGTVIDFLLEEQLPATLWMKLPRGALWQAEVNRLYEMANVPYIVYLLKNANSDETEPSSSATAHRNGAGLEADAALEMETDLDDPEADTPSPFEGSDDFFDDLTAIQAQTIEQGTKIVLTLAPNSQLRREYFVLAQTAPLSILMLAHRPRSVRSSQSSEPPLGTNAPLLMRMSIKEVNDSEASASCKHPLLGICSFQAQTIHYVFDGIRQAIASGQASGEPSPDASYVLEHWDTLASHIVDDPDLGLVGRFFNRQIQRQEDLWRNSAAARQKATMVSELQLLNEELLNANRLKDEFLQTVGQQLRTPLSSMKTALTLLNSLNLKPPQRQRYMDLLTQECDRQSSLITGVLDLLQLEHAAEDTPMQPLRLVDVVPAVVSTYQPLAQEKGVMLAYTIPDDLPAVSCASAWLRQIVINLLHNGIKFTPTGGQVWVTACQQGDYVQIEFRDTGIGIPAAEIPTIFERFYKARQMSDEDSSGVGLGLSIVQQLLLNCGGSISVKSKVGEGSSFNILLPIYARQ
- a CDS encoding N-acetylmuramoyl-L-alanine amidase encodes the protein MMLALPAQAAQLLYWNFDSDGNRLTFTTDDGVQPRAQLVFDPTRIVIDLPGTTLGRSQVNQLVNQDGVQEVRIGQFDARTTRLVIELKPGYTVDPLQVQVTGDAPNQWTVQLPPLQAPDTSTTAALPGFTVDTSGAATQLERLQVTADGLFIRTAGSPPELEVERSRDRRQITIDLPNTVVSPALLAQTQTIAELGISQLSFSQVEGEELLARITMTVDEDSPDWRANASNLGGIVLLPKGRVVALVSDDRVVEPPPPAIQPSQGSPPAPAPVAPSEPVMTAQTSLATIEAITLEDNQSQLVIEGDRPLTFNSGWDRATTDYRIEILGAQLAQNITGPQLTADSPLLRVRVRQETPDTVVLLVQPAAGAVVGDLNRPNQQTLALSIGRRENQVIPVQLPANSVNRYPSVADLPVIPDGRVLVVLDPGHGGPDPGAIGINGIQEKTIVMAIAKDVAAVLEEQGVQAVLTLTEDRDLGLEPRVALAEQLDADLFVSIHANSIDLSRPDVNGVETYYYYSDASARLAQLIHNSVIQGTGSIDRGVRTARFYVLVNTTMPAVLVETGFVTGSIDAYNLTDPDFQEQMAQSIAQGILLYIQQNL